A genomic window from Candidatus Pelagisphaera phototrophica includes:
- a CDS encoding alpha-amylase family glycosyl hydrolase: protein MSSHESHRIAKAFLTSPNEGVVELSHDWKAQRRPLISFGGERDGFSKVEPIPASDFAFESRYYVDENSFGVFVFDPIEHPIFEYEELSIYLAGSFNGWQDAVGKAKWRMSRTQLEGREVYSLKLPLELLTIEEAILFKFVTDQHYWIPADPEAPNFVSDDEGNGNYRFSLKRSGRHRLRFKLSRPLDLSENHSLVYHGRLHSHEADLDPGPFFFGLKSDKPLGAIVEGECTTFRLFAPRAKWVKVGVFQKGESKDELDWSLMERSDDYVWEAMFHQNLTGARYWYRLDGPSGSTGNFDPDFKILDPYAKATVSCDGPGIVVDEKMYLPVRNFQPVAWQDLVVMEAHTRDLVAGIPESGRNRVPLGFSDLSRFVQEENFYPATLGINALELQPVQENDSQSYVEYHWGYMTANFFSPASSYASDPESASQIEEFRDLVSSIHGRGMAVILDVVYNHVGEPAHLMYIDKLYYFHLQGDGVLTNWSGCGNDMRCDAPMSRRLIVESLKHLVAFYGVDGFRFDLADLVGRAALQEVERELKSIKPDVILIAEPWSFRGHIGRDLRDTGFASWNDGYRESVKSYVRGGSSSEALSYFLMGSPGDYASWPAQTVNYTESHDDRTWIDAITEYPDNNGSHPSVSDQRRTRMMGAIMMMSIGIPMIHAGQDFLFSKNGVNNTYQRGDLNALDYERRIEYALTSDYFKDWISFRKSELGELVRHYSRASEGFFQFIKTEGRNALAAVFNADRSKGNARLLFAVNPEREPLRITLGNWEADWIQLADHDRFWGFEEKSLNNNLSLELTLPPLGTGLWVSRS, encoded by the coding sequence ATGTCGTCACACGAATCACATCGCATCGCAAAGGCCTTTCTGACGTCCCCTAACGAAGGTGTAGTGGAGCTTTCGCATGATTGGAAAGCCCAACGGCGTCCTCTTATTAGCTTCGGTGGCGAGCGGGACGGGTTCTCGAAGGTCGAACCTATTCCCGCAAGCGACTTCGCCTTTGAGAGTCGATACTATGTCGATGAAAACAGCTTTGGAGTGTTTGTTTTCGACCCGATCGAACATCCGATCTTTGAATACGAGGAGCTTTCGATTTATCTAGCCGGTTCTTTCAATGGATGGCAGGATGCAGTTGGAAAGGCAAAGTGGCGGATGTCGCGCACCCAGTTGGAAGGGCGGGAGGTCTACTCTCTGAAACTTCCACTGGAGTTGCTGACTATCGAGGAAGCCATCCTTTTCAAATTTGTGACTGATCAGCATTACTGGATCCCCGCTGATCCAGAAGCTCCGAATTTCGTTAGCGACGATGAAGGAAATGGCAATTACCGCTTTAGCTTGAAGCGAAGCGGGAGGCATCGCTTGCGATTTAAGCTATCCCGACCGCTCGATCTTTCAGAAAACCACTCGCTTGTCTATCACGGAAGGTTGCACTCGCACGAAGCGGATCTTGACCCCGGCCCATTCTTTTTCGGTCTTAAATCGGATAAGCCTCTCGGCGCGATTGTGGAAGGGGAGTGCACCACGTTTCGACTTTTTGCGCCTCGAGCGAAATGGGTAAAAGTCGGTGTTTTTCAAAAGGGTGAGTCGAAGGATGAATTGGATTGGTCCCTCATGGAGCGATCGGACGACTACGTTTGGGAGGCGATGTTCCACCAAAATCTTACGGGAGCTCGCTACTGGTATCGACTTGATGGTCCGAGTGGTTCCACCGGGAATTTCGATCCGGATTTCAAAATCCTTGATCCCTACGCGAAAGCAACTGTGAGCTGCGATGGGCCTGGCATCGTAGTGGATGAAAAAATGTATTTGCCTGTCCGGAATTTCCAGCCGGTGGCGTGGCAAGACTTGGTTGTGATGGAAGCTCATACCCGTGACTTGGTGGCGGGAATTCCTGAAAGTGGGAGAAATAGGGTTCCGTTGGGTTTTTCCGATCTCAGCCGTTTTGTTCAAGAAGAGAATTTCTATCCGGCCACCCTGGGTATAAACGCATTAGAGCTTCAGCCAGTCCAGGAGAATGATAGCCAGTCTTATGTAGAATACCATTGGGGTTATATGACGGCGAATTTCTTTTCTCCTGCCTCCTCGTATGCCAGTGATCCGGAAAGTGCGTCTCAAATCGAGGAATTTCGTGATCTTGTATCCAGTATCCACGGTCGAGGAATGGCAGTTATTCTCGATGTCGTTTACAATCATGTAGGGGAGCCCGCCCACTTAATGTACATCGACAAGCTGTACTACTTTCATCTGCAGGGCGATGGTGTATTGACGAATTGGAGTGGCTGTGGAAACGACATGAGATGCGACGCCCCAATGAGCCGACGCCTAATTGTTGAGAGCCTAAAGCACTTAGTTGCTTTTTATGGGGTCGACGGTTTTCGTTTTGATTTGGCGGACTTGGTGGGAAGAGCGGCGCTGCAGGAGGTTGAACGAGAGCTAAAATCGATCAAGCCGGATGTTATTCTGATCGCAGAACCGTGGAGCTTTCGTGGCCACATCGGCCGCGACTTGAGAGATACGGGTTTCGCGTCATGGAACGATGGTTACAGGGAAAGCGTTAAGTCATATGTCAGGGGCGGTTCGAGCTCTGAAGCGCTTAGCTATTTTCTAATGGGATCTCCTGGCGACTATGCTAGTTGGCCTGCCCAGACGGTGAACTACACGGAATCGCATGATGATCGGACGTGGATCGATGCCATTACGGAGTACCCGGACAACAATGGCTCCCATCCGTCGGTAAGCGATCAGAGGCGGACACGGATGATGGGAGCTATCATGATGATGTCGATTGGGATACCCATGATTCATGCGGGCCAGGATTTTCTTTTCTCCAAGAACGGGGTAAACAACACCTACCAAAGGGGCGACTTGAACGCCTTAGACTACGAAAGACGGATCGAGTATGCCCTGACCAGTGACTATTTCAAAGACTGGATCAGTTTCAGGAAGTCGGAGCTGGGCGAATTGGTTCGCCACTATTCGAGGGCGAGCGAAGGTTTTTTTCAATTTATAAAGACCGAAGGGCGGAATGCTTTGGCTGCTGTGTTCAACGCAGACCGAAGCAAGGGGAACGCCCGGCTGCTTTTTGCGGTGAATCCCGAGCGGGAGCCTCTCCGTATAACACTTGGGAATTGGGAGGCCGATTGGATTCAACTTGCGGATCACGATCGATTTTGGGGCTTTGAGGAGAAATCCCTGAACAATAATCTAAGTTTGGAATTGACGCTTCCGCCTCTAGGGACGGGGTTGTGGGTTTCGCGCAGCTGA
- the gap gene encoding type I glyceraldehyde-3-phosphate dehydrogenase — MAVKVAINGFGRIGRLVFRAIVDQGLLGDQVEVVAVNDLVPAGNLAYLLKYDTTQGRFNGTVEAERDDALVVNGQKIKCLALREIPANLPWAELGIDIVIESTGLWVQDEKAQGHIDAGAKKVIISAPGKGDGVKTVVLGVNDDTLTAEDTLISNASCTTNCLAPITKVILDNFGIEEGLMTTVHSYTATQKTVDGPSPKDMKGGRAAAMNIIPSSTGAAKAVGLVIPEVQGKLTGMAFRVPTPTVSVVDLTVKTTKSTSYEEICQKMKEASEGSLKGILEYTEDEVASSDFIHCPSSSIFDAGSGIALSDTFFKLVSWYDNEWGYSNRVVDLLKKISAQ, encoded by the coding sequence ATGGCTGTAAAAGTAGCTATTAACGGATTTGGCCGCATCGGCCGTCTAGTCTTCCGCGCAATTGTCGACCAGGGTCTCCTGGGCGACCAGGTAGAAGTAGTTGCCGTGAACGATCTCGTTCCTGCAGGCAACCTCGCTTACCTGCTTAAGTACGACACGACTCAAGGTCGTTTCAACGGTACTGTAGAGGCGGAAAGGGACGATGCTCTTGTGGTCAATGGCCAGAAGATCAAGTGTCTTGCCCTTCGCGAGATACCTGCAAACCTCCCCTGGGCGGAACTAGGAATCGATATTGTGATCGAGTCCACTGGCCTGTGGGTTCAAGATGAAAAGGCCCAGGGTCACATCGACGCAGGTGCCAAGAAAGTGATCATTTCCGCTCCTGGAAAGGGTGACGGAGTAAAGACCGTTGTTCTAGGCGTCAACGATGATACCTTGACCGCTGAGGATACACTCATTTCCAACGCATCTTGCACCACCAATTGTTTGGCTCCCATCACCAAAGTCATTCTCGACAACTTCGGCATCGAAGAAGGTCTGATGACCACGGTACACAGCTATACTGCTACCCAGAAGACGGTAGACGGTCCATCGCCCAAAGACATGAAAGGCGGACGTGCCGCAGCGATGAACATCATTCCTTCGTCAACGGGCGCTGCCAAAGCGGTAGGATTGGTGATACCAGAGGTTCAAGGAAAACTCACTGGTATGGCCTTTCGCGTTCCAACACCTACCGTATCGGTGGTCGATTTGACGGTAAAGACGACGAAATCGACTTCTTACGAAGAGATCTGCCAGAAAATGAAGGAAGCTTCAGAAGGTTCCCTCAAGGGCATCTTGGAGTATACGGAAGACGAGGTCGCTTCTTCCGACTTTATCCACTGCCCCTCATCGTCCATTTTTGACGCAGGATCTGGCATCGCGCTGAGCGACACCTTCTTTAAGTTGGTTAGCTGGTACGACAATGAGTGGGGCTACAGCAATCGCGTGGTCGATCTTCTCAAAAAGATCTCGGCTCAATAG
- a CDS encoding phosphoglycerate kinase encodes MAKKTIQDLDLKGKRAVFRVDFNVPLRGDEITDKTRILGALPTIRYVVEQGGTAILLSHLGRPKGEVNAKYSLAPVAKVLADELGQPVFFVPESRGPAAEKAVSELSPGSVALMENVRFHVGEEKNDLDLAQDFSKLGDVFINDAFGTAHRAHASTVGIAQFLKPAVAGLLIQRELEYLGDKTENAESPFVVILGGAKVSDKITVIDRLLDKADTILIGGAMAYTFALALGKTVGDSLSEPAFIDTAKAALKKAKEKGVKFLLPVDNVTVDSLDFDNMSVGNIGVSDVEGNIRDGWEGVDIGPQTVALYAGELANAKTILMNGPMGIFEIEACSKGSFAIAEAVAKNKEAISIIGGGDSVKAVNQAGFGGDVSFISTGGGASLEFLEGKALPGVEALDEK; translated from the coding sequence ATGGCGAAAAAAACGATTCAAGATTTAGACCTCAAGGGCAAACGAGCGGTGTTCCGCGTTGATTTCAATGTACCTTTGAGAGGAGACGAAATCACTGACAAAACGCGTATTCTGGGAGCGCTTCCAACGATCAGATACGTTGTCGAGCAGGGTGGCACCGCAATATTGCTGAGCCACTTGGGACGTCCGAAGGGTGAGGTGAATGCCAAATACTCATTGGCCCCTGTCGCCAAGGTGCTCGCTGACGAACTCGGTCAGCCCGTTTTCTTTGTGCCAGAATCGCGTGGACCGGCAGCCGAAAAAGCAGTTTCAGAACTCTCTCCCGGTTCAGTAGCTCTGATGGAAAACGTCCGTTTTCATGTGGGCGAGGAAAAGAACGACTTAGATCTGGCCCAAGATTTTTCTAAACTTGGGGATGTGTTTATTAATGACGCTTTCGGTACAGCGCACCGAGCTCATGCTTCAACGGTGGGTATAGCTCAGTTCTTGAAACCTGCAGTTGCCGGTTTGCTGATACAGAGGGAGCTCGAGTATCTCGGAGACAAAACCGAGAACGCGGAAAGCCCATTTGTAGTGATTCTTGGAGGGGCGAAAGTCAGTGACAAAATAACCGTCATTGATCGATTGCTAGACAAGGCGGACACGATTTTGATCGGCGGAGCCATGGCCTATACATTCGCACTCGCTTTAGGAAAAACGGTAGGCGACAGTTTGTCCGAACCGGCATTTATTGACACGGCAAAAGCGGCTTTGAAGAAAGCGAAAGAAAAAGGCGTCAAGTTTCTGCTTCCGGTGGACAACGTTACGGTTGATTCGCTCGACTTCGACAATATGAGTGTGGGCAATATTGGGGTCTCAGACGTGGAGGGAAATATCCGCGATGGCTGGGAGGGCGTTGATATCGGTCCCCAAACGGTTGCACTATACGCTGGAGAGTTAGCCAATGCGAAAACGATACTGATGAACGGCCCCATGGGTATTTTCGAGATAGAGGCCTGCAGCAAAGGGTCCTTTGCGATCGCGGAAGCAGTAGCCAAGAATAAGGAGGCTATCTCAATTATTGGCGGTGGCGATTCCGTGAAAGCGGTAAATCAGGCAGGGTTTGGAGGAGATGTATCCTTCATCAGCACAGGCGGCGGAGCCAGTCTCGAATTTCTCGAGGGCAAGGCGCTCCCGGGAGTTGAGGCCCTCGATGAAAAATAG
- the tpiA gene encoding triose-phosphate isomerase: MSRKYFIAGNWKMNKTPEEGKKLASEIASVVSKDAAVDVVVCPSFIALDRVSQAIEGSAVKLGAQNFYPKTNGAYTGESSPEMLREVFAKYVILGHSERREYFGESDSFVNEKVRFSLENLLNPILCIGETLEEREANETLEVVKRQLLGGLEGVDTDGLSNVVVAYEPVWAIGTGKTATPEMAQEVHGSIRSLLTEKYGEAAAEKVRILYGGSMKPSNAPELLAQTDIDGGLIGGASLDSKSFCELIDAARTAS; this comes from the coding sequence ATGAGCCGGAAATATTTTATCGCAGGAAACTGGAAAATGAACAAAACACCGGAAGAGGGCAAGAAGCTCGCTTCGGAAATCGCTTCGGTCGTTTCGAAAGACGCAGCTGTCGACGTGGTTGTTTGCCCGTCGTTTATTGCTTTGGATCGCGTGTCCCAAGCGATTGAAGGTTCAGCGGTCAAGTTGGGGGCCCAGAATTTCTATCCGAAAACGAATGGAGCCTACACGGGTGAATCCTCCCCAGAAATGCTGAGAGAAGTATTTGCTAAGTATGTGATTCTTGGGCATAGTGAGCGGAGGGAGTATTTTGGTGAGTCGGATTCCTTTGTGAACGAAAAGGTAAGATTCTCTTTGGAGAACCTGCTCAACCCGATTCTCTGTATCGGTGAAACCTTGGAAGAACGCGAAGCCAACGAGACTCTCGAGGTCGTCAAAAGGCAGCTACTGGGAGGACTTGAAGGCGTGGATACAGACGGCCTGAGTAATGTGGTTGTTGCCTACGAACCCGTTTGGGCCATCGGCACAGGCAAGACAGCGACACCTGAGATGGCCCAAGAAGTTCACGGCTCGATCCGATCTCTTTTGACTGAGAAGTACGGTGAGGCGGCAGCGGAAAAAGTTCGAATCCTCTACGGAGGCTCAATGAAGCCATCGAATGCCCCCGAGCTTTTGGCTCAGACGGATATCGACGGAGGACTGATTGGCGGAGCTTCGCTGGATTCCAAGTCGTTTTGTGAGCTGATCGATGCGGCTCGGACTGCCTCGTAG
- a CDS encoding response regulator, with translation MNESQEDLFASDPSIPLPQTTASFAEKRPLRILVADDNAINRNVVQTILDRLGYQPIEASGGEKAMGLLKKEPFDILFTDIDMPEMDGVELAQALREHEKSSTMGSNKTEIIAITANVSPETKLRCKLAGMDGFLEKPIDQDRIKNQLLKSWRRIKNRPSRS, from the coding sequence ATGAACGAGAGCCAGGAAGACCTATTCGCATCCGATCCTTCAATTCCGCTTCCCCAAACCACTGCAAGTTTCGCGGAAAAGCGGCCATTGCGGATCCTCGTAGCGGACGACAATGCCATTAATAGAAACGTCGTACAAACCATCCTAGACCGGCTCGGTTACCAACCGATCGAAGCATCCGGAGGGGAAAAGGCTATGGGCCTCTTGAAAAAGGAACCGTTCGATATCTTATTTACCGACATTGACATGCCTGAAATGGATGGGGTCGAACTCGCTCAAGCGTTGAGGGAACACGAAAAATCCAGCACCATGGGATCAAACAAGACCGAAATTATTGCGATCACCGCCAACGTCAGCCCTGAAACCAAATTGAGATGTAAACTTGCCGGAATGGACGGTTTCCTGGAAAAACCCATTGATCAGGACAGGATCAAAAACCAGCTCCTAAAGAGCTGGAGACGCATTAAAAATCGACCCTCTCGATCTTGA
- a CDS encoding TonB-dependent receptor codes for MKRNSFAFRNRQTFGLSIKGSLMFVIAYNINVLFAQEQKSGTLSGAVQDADYGGAVLNAKVTILENQMSAKTNVDGRYFFSGVPEGTYTLIVSAPYYKSSQVESLDIEAGEVKKMDVPLFNDTSDVIELDSFSVKAEVLEDSDIGLLTQRQKAPAISDAMGSETFSRLGLGDAADALAKVTGASIQDGKYMVVRGLSDRYNTTTLNGTTVPSADPNRKSVQLDQFPTGLLDVIETTKTFTPDKSGEFTGGAVNIQTKSFPDQFFYNVSYGIGYNTNSTGTSFLSYPGGSSDWRGKDDGTREVPDRLARNENLSTLSNAEQSEILNDLSPVISPIDSGDAPLNRSFSLAFGDSVLLSNDGEKRFGYTASLTHSRDFSTRTGAPEVRYQFDRGVDGSVLNPEFDMLVDESENSANLGGLFNAALQLSSEHEIGLKNFFNQSASDKAFLQQGVVKGSEDQYLRESRIHFTERNIRSNQLYGKHVFPNLGRAKFEWNYAKSNSTQDEPDFIVFFDAVGLEDFNDADRDLSSVDPDDWKFPTGFTNRRNFRELEETADEFGFDIELPFAFGDREGSYLKAGMRNIEADRQYNALAFSWSDGDRFVNYTGNRDGFLSPENINLDSNGETGVVMVNLTDAYPEYIGNREVSAAYIMADIPVTKKIRLIGGVRHEDTSVQVTSVSGRPQYIPNSESSIADDHFLPSANLVWSINERQNLRFAYSNTIARPSFRELTPAAEFDSIGSFLIIGNQNLKMSEIANYDIRWEMFPKNGDELFAVSLFYKDLENPIEQVIDRFGFISWDNVETGKVKGVELEARKKINLLSSEFTSFSLGGNLAIIDSEVNRSQLEIDRKIAEFPDLSPTRELQGQSSSIFNFDASWEHYRKGAAITLSYNNTGERLYAVTNANLPLVDEKPSEVLDLIASQRLGPSWKLKFKVSNLLDSESRRFHAFKGVEFPYSLDESGRTFSLSVSYGK; via the coding sequence ATGAAACGAAACAGCTTTGCTTTCCGTAATCGGCAAACGTTCGGCCTATCGATTAAAGGGTCTTTAATGTTCGTCATTGCCTACAATATCAACGTTCTATTTGCACAAGAACAAAAGTCTGGTACCCTCTCTGGTGCAGTCCAGGATGCTGACTACGGAGGTGCCGTATTGAACGCCAAGGTCACGATTTTGGAGAATCAGATGTCTGCAAAGACGAACGTTGATGGACGATACTTTTTTAGTGGAGTTCCGGAAGGCACCTACACGCTCATCGTTTCAGCTCCTTACTATAAGTCTTCCCAGGTGGAATCGCTTGATATTGAAGCAGGCGAGGTTAAGAAAATGGATGTTCCACTTTTCAATGACACTTCAGATGTTATCGAACTGGATTCCTTCTCGGTTAAGGCAGAAGTACTGGAGGATTCTGATATAGGTCTACTGACCCAACGGCAAAAAGCGCCGGCCATCAGTGACGCTATGGGGTCTGAAACGTTTAGCAGGCTAGGACTTGGCGATGCAGCGGATGCGCTCGCCAAGGTGACAGGGGCTTCCATTCAGGACGGGAAGTACATGGTCGTTAGAGGACTTTCTGATCGTTACAATACAACGACCCTCAACGGGACGACCGTTCCCAGTGCGGACCCGAACCGCAAGTCGGTGCAACTGGATCAATTCCCGACGGGCTTGCTCGATGTGATCGAGACTACGAAGACCTTTACCCCAGACAAGTCGGGCGAATTTACGGGTGGAGCTGTCAATATCCAGACGAAATCTTTTCCTGACCAGTTCTTCTACAATGTGTCCTACGGAATTGGGTACAATACAAACTCGACGGGGACATCTTTCCTTTCTTATCCGGGCGGCTCGAGCGACTGGCGTGGCAAGGATGATGGAACGAGGGAGGTGCCTGATCGTCTAGCCCGGAATGAAAATCTTTCTACCTTGAGCAACGCTGAGCAGTCAGAGATACTAAATGACCTGTCACCGGTTATCTCTCCTATTGATTCGGGGGACGCTCCGCTGAACCGGAGTTTTTCGCTGGCGTTTGGAGACAGCGTCTTGCTGTCGAATGACGGCGAGAAGCGATTTGGCTACACGGCAAGCCTGACCCATAGTCGCGATTTTTCTACCCGCACGGGGGCGCCAGAAGTGCGCTATCAATTTGATCGCGGGGTGGATGGCTCTGTGTTGAACCCAGAATTCGACATGCTAGTTGATGAGTCGGAGAACTCCGCCAACCTTGGGGGGCTGTTTAACGCGGCACTACAGCTATCCTCTGAGCATGAAATCGGGCTGAAGAATTTCTTCAACCAGTCTGCTAGCGACAAGGCGTTCTTGCAGCAAGGGGTGGTGAAGGGAAGTGAGGATCAATACCTCAGGGAGAGCAGGATTCACTTTACCGAGCGAAACATCCGCTCCAATCAGCTTTACGGAAAACATGTCTTCCCAAATCTGGGAAGGGCCAAATTTGAATGGAACTATGCCAAGTCAAATAGCACGCAGGACGAGCCTGACTTTATCGTGTTTTTCGACGCGGTAGGGCTAGAGGATTTCAATGATGCCGACAGAGATTTGTCCAGTGTTGATCCAGATGACTGGAAGTTTCCAACGGGATTCACTAATCGGAGGAACTTTCGCGAGCTTGAGGAAACCGCGGACGAATTTGGTTTCGATATAGAACTGCCATTCGCCTTTGGAGACAGGGAAGGATCGTACCTGAAAGCTGGCATGAGAAATATCGAGGCGGATAGGCAGTATAATGCCTTGGCATTTAGCTGGAGCGATGGTGATCGATTCGTGAACTACACGGGGAATCGGGATGGCTTTTTGTCTCCAGAAAACATCAATTTGGACAGTAATGGCGAAACGGGCGTTGTCATGGTCAACCTGACTGACGCCTACCCAGAGTATATAGGGAATCGAGAAGTTTCGGCAGCCTACATTATGGCGGATATTCCGGTGACTAAGAAGATTCGCCTCATCGGAGGTGTGAGACATGAAGATACTTCGGTCCAGGTGACTTCCGTATCAGGACGCCCTCAGTACATCCCGAATTCCGAGTCAAGCATTGCCGACGATCACTTCCTGCCCTCAGCGAATCTGGTTTGGAGTATCAACGAACGCCAGAACCTGCGTTTTGCTTATTCGAATACAATCGCTCGTCCCAGCTTTCGTGAGCTCACTCCAGCGGCCGAGTTTGATTCGATCGGCTCTTTTCTCATAATAGGAAACCAAAATCTGAAGATGTCTGAAATCGCGAATTACGACATCCGCTGGGAAATGTTTCCAAAGAATGGTGACGAGCTTTTCGCAGTGAGCCTGTTCTACAAGGATCTTGAGAACCCTATAGAGCAGGTTATCGACCGGTTTGGTTTCATCTCGTGGGACAATGTGGAAACGGGAAAAGTTAAAGGCGTGGAGCTGGAGGCTCGCAAGAAGATCAATCTGCTCTCCTCTGAATTCACGTCCTTTTCCCTTGGCGGCAACTTGGCTATCATTGATTCGGAGGTTAATCGATCCCAATTGGAGATCGATCGCAAGATAGCCGAGTTTCCTGATTTGTCACCGACTCGAGAACTCCAGGGGCAGTCATCTTCGATATTCAATTTTGACGCGTCCTGGGAGCATTACCGTAAGGGAGCGGCCATTACACTCTCCTATAATAACACCGGTGAACGCCTCTATGCGGTTACAAACGCTAATCTGCCATTGGTTGATGAAAAGCCCTCGGAAGTTCTGGACTTGATTGCCAGCCAGAGACTCGGTCCATCGTGGAAGCTCAAATTCAAGGTGAGCAATCTGCTCGATTCCGAGTCAAGGCGGTTCCACGCGTTCAAGGGGGTTGAGTTCCCATACTCTCTAGATGAGTCGGGCCGAACCTTTTCGCTAAGCGTAAGTTACGGAAAGTAG
- the metK gene encoding methionine adenosyltransferase, whose amino-acid sequence MAKKYVFSSESVAEGHPDKVSDYISDSVLDACLAQDRNSRVACETLVKSNQVVLAGEISTKAKLNYEEIVRQAIREIGYVNDDDIFHADKVFITNNLTSQSEDIAQGVDAKKAKDKDTAEQGAGDQGIMFGYASNETKELMPAAVMFAHRIGRQIAKIRHAGRQAKWLRPDCKSQVSIRYEGDKAIEITAVVISTQHTEDVRRKDIEKFMIEKVIKKCLPKSLLTKNTQYLINPTGRFVIGGPQGDAGLTGRKIIVDTYGGSGRHGGGAFSGKDPSKVDRSAAYMCRWVAKNIVAAKLADRAELQVAYAIGHPEPVSITVDTFKTGKVDEEVIEAAVSEVFDFKPAGIVRQLKLKQPIYRSTTNYGHFGKDHLSWEQTNKATALARAVKKFSK is encoded by the coding sequence ATGGCCAAAAAATACGTATTCTCATCGGAATCGGTTGCGGAAGGGCATCCGGACAAAGTTTCTGACTATATCTCAGACAGCGTTTTGGACGCTTGCCTCGCGCAGGACCGCAACAGCCGGGTTGCCTGCGAGACCTTGGTTAAGAGTAACCAGGTCGTATTAGCGGGAGAAATCTCGACCAAAGCGAAACTTAATTATGAAGAAATCGTTCGTCAGGCAATTCGTGAGATTGGATATGTGAATGACGATGACATCTTTCACGCTGATAAGGTTTTCATAACGAACAACCTGACTAGTCAGTCAGAGGATATTGCCCAAGGTGTAGACGCTAAGAAGGCAAAGGACAAGGACACCGCAGAGCAAGGCGCGGGTGACCAGGGAATCATGTTTGGCTATGCGTCAAACGAAACCAAAGAACTTATGCCGGCGGCAGTAATGTTTGCTCATCGGATTGGTCGCCAGATAGCGAAGATTCGTCATGCGGGTCGTCAAGCCAAGTGGCTTCGCCCCGATTGCAAGTCGCAGGTTTCGATTCGTTACGAAGGGGACAAGGCGATTGAGATCACGGCGGTTGTAATATCGACCCAACATACGGAGGACGTACGTCGCAAAGACATAGAGAAATTTATGATCGAGAAGGTCATCAAGAAATGCCTTCCGAAGAGTCTTCTCACTAAAAATACCCAATATTTGATCAATCCGACCGGGCGTTTCGTCATTGGCGGTCCCCAGGGCGATGCCGGATTAACCGGCCGCAAGATTATTGTAGATACCTACGGAGGATCCGGGCGTCACGGAGGGGGAGCTTTCTCAGGGAAAGACCCATCGAAAGTCGATCGTTCGGCAGCCTACATGTGCCGCTGGGTAGCTAAAAACATCGTCGCGGCCAAGCTTGCTGATCGAGCCGAGCTCCAAGTGGCGTATGCCATTGGTCATCCCGAACCGGTATCGATCACAGTGGATACATTCAAAACGGGCAAGGTAGACGAGGAAGTCATCGAAGCAGCGGTAAGCGAGGTATTCGATTTCAAGCCGGCTGGAATCGTCAGGCAGCTAAAACTGAAGCAGCCGATTTACCGTTCCACGACCAATTACGGTCACTTCGGGAAAGACCACCTTTCTTGGGAGCAAACAAATAAGGCGACTGCCCTCGCAAGAGCGGTTAAGAAATTTTCAAAGTAA